In Saccharolobus solfataricus, a genomic segment contains:
- a CDS encoding transglutaminase family protein, with the protein MDYKVEYISIYEYEADVISNENTLKIVPYNGDNQVLISHEVGTIPNGYKTSYVDIFGNIVYKIKVQELHRRLEIYSKSVVTLDKKVIKTDYEFPYNYGFNEFLLPTRLVDPEQFQKIAKELTKSLKTLGEVIETIVNFVRKKIIYKPGITNINTTAFEAYSLGYGVCQDYTHITLGLLRALGIPARYVMGVVNDNPRATHAWVEVLTPDGTYIDVDPTRGRFYNLDYIKFAVGRDFNDVSPVIGFFVSSGRGWLKEVRIKVEKSAS; encoded by the coding sequence ATGGATTATAAAGTAGAGTATATTAGCATTTACGAATACGAGGCTGATGTGATATCAAACGAGAATACGCTGAAGATTGTACCATATAACGGGGATAATCAAGTGCTAATATCACACGAGGTTGGAACTATACCTAATGGTTACAAAACGTCTTATGTAGATATATTTGGAAACATTGTGTATAAGATAAAGGTTCAAGAATTACATAGAAGGTTGGAAATTTATTCCAAAAGTGTAGTGACACTGGATAAAAAAGTAATAAAGACAGATTATGAGTTCCCGTACAATTACGGCTTCAATGAGTTCCTTTTACCAACAAGATTAGTTGATCCAGAACAATTCCAGAAAATAGCTAAGGAGCTAACAAAGAGTTTAAAGACACTTGGAGAAGTAATAGAAACAATAGTTAATTTCGTGAGAAAGAAGATTATATATAAGCCCGGAATAACCAACATCAATACTACGGCATTTGAAGCGTATAGTTTGGGTTATGGAGTTTGTCAAGATTATACTCACATCACGTTAGGATTACTTAGAGCTCTAGGTATTCCAGCTAGATATGTAATGGGAGTAGTTAATGATAATCCAAGAGCAACTCACGCTTGGGTTGAAGTGTTAACTCCAGATGGTACGTACATAGATGTTGATCCTACTAGAGGTAGGTTTTACAATTTAGATTATATAAAGTTCGCAGTTGGTAGGGACTTCAATGATGTAAGTCCAGTGATAGGGTTTTTCGTTAGTTCTGGAAGGGGATGGCTTAAGGAAGTAAGAATAAAGGTGGAGAAAAGTGCTTCCTAA